A window of the Bacteriovorax sp. PP10 genome harbors these coding sequences:
- a CDS encoding acyl-CoA thioesterase, with protein sequence MKNQNEPKTVAESAVEMRFLVMPNDTNPQNSIFGGVVMSWIDMAAAMVAERHSNRPVVTVHVDDISFKAPMKIGDHALIQASINYVGKTSMLVGVKVIAENPFTGITRHTTTAYLAFVALDDIGRPIQIRGLIPETDDEKRRYQDGQERIEDMKKNKKR encoded by the coding sequence ATGAAAAATCAAAATGAACCAAAAACTGTTGCCGAGAGCGCAGTTGAAATGCGTTTTCTCGTTATGCCCAACGACACTAACCCACAAAACTCGATCTTCGGGGGCGTGGTTATGTCATGGATCGATATGGCCGCTGCCATGGTTGCAGAGAGACATTCGAACCGTCCGGTTGTAACAGTCCACGTTGATGATATTAGTTTTAAAGCTCCAATGAAAATTGGGGACCACGCGCTTATTCAAGCAAGCATTAACTACGTGGGAAAAACATCGATGCTTGTTGGTGTAAAAGTTATTGCTGAAAATCCATTCACTGGAATCACAAGACACACGACAACAGCTTACCTTGCTTTCGTAGCTCTTGATGATATCGGTCGCCCGATTCAAATCAGAGGATTAATCCCTGAAACTGATGACGAAAAAAGACGTTACCAGGACGGACAAGAGCGCATCGAAGACATGAAGAAAAACAAGAAAAGATAA
- a CDS encoding metal ABC transporter permease, with amino-acid sequence MSSMITDFFQYDFLLYALLGTIFLALTCGLISPLIIARKNAFMGAAISHSTLLGLAISMSLFEAAQALPLFVSTLLITIFLTLFLAYSTFRQKLPNDSMIGIFYTSTMALGIIIHTLFAKDQSDLLSFLFGNILLLTVEDLYLSFGILLITALVILIPLKKWLFLTFDEEGAITSGIKAQIYHYTFFVLLAFLIVTSIKLAGTVLVETLLLVPGFFALKFSKNIVQTFVVSTIFSTVMAIIGIVLANAFGLPSGATLAVVLFTALVISLFIKRVYNLLR; translated from the coding sequence ATGAGTTCTATGATTACCGACTTTTTCCAATACGATTTTTTACTTTACGCTCTACTGGGAACGATTTTTCTCGCACTGACTTGCGGATTAATTTCTCCTTTAATCATTGCCAGAAAAAATGCTTTTATGGGTGCGGCCATCTCTCACTCGACTCTACTGGGTCTGGCGATTTCGATGAGTTTATTTGAAGCAGCACAAGCTCTGCCATTGTTTGTATCGACGTTACTCATCACTATTTTTCTCACACTATTTTTAGCGTACTCAACGTTTCGCCAAAAACTTCCCAATGATTCTATGATCGGGATTTTTTATACATCGACGATGGCCTTAGGTATTATTATCCACACTCTGTTTGCTAAAGATCAAAGTGATCTACTCAGCTTTCTCTTCGGGAATATTTTGCTTTTAACCGTTGAAGACCTGTATTTATCATTTGGAATTTTATTGATAACTGCGCTGGTTATTTTGATCCCATTAAAAAAATGGTTGTTTCTTACTTTTGATGAAGAAGGAGCAATTACCTCAGGAATTAAAGCGCAGATCTACCATTACACTTTTTTTGTTTTACTCGCTTTCTTAATTGTTACGAGTATTAAACTCGCTGGAACGGTTCTGGTGGAAACACTTTTATTGGTTCCCGGCTTCTTCGCACTTAAATTTTCTAAGAATATTGTGCAGACATTTGTCGTGAGTACGATTTTTTCAACAGTCATGGCCATCATTGGAATTGTCCTAGCAAATGCCTTTGGACTTCCCAGCGGGGCCACTCTGGCGGTCGTTCTATTTACGGCACTAGTTATATCTCTTTTTATAAAAAGAGTTTATAATTTACTCAGATAA
- a CDS encoding metal ABC transporter ATP-binding protein, producing MNDIILRADKISFSYEGHDEPILKDISFTLKKGESLGVLGPNGGGKSTLMKIIAGLLKPTSGELYFDEKPLSGYTKYPYNLFSYVPQSSELNATMPVKVYEFIDFTVSLYKIKNPKLVDELLELVGMTHKKNALLSKLSGGEKQRVLIARAMVQKPKLLLLDEPTKGLDSNGQDQLLTLIETIKKRDNTAVMIVDHNINQIIKSCQNILCLNRHHHWHDHRDFLTKNILEDIYHCEFEHLLIHEKDLETEHTHDHHFCNHDHGEKKADAHTFIRRK from the coding sequence ATGAACGATATCATTCTTCGAGCTGACAAAATTTCATTTAGCTATGAAGGTCATGACGAACCTATCTTAAAAGATATTTCATTCACCTTAAAAAAAGGTGAAAGCTTAGGTGTGCTTGGCCCCAATGGTGGCGGTAAATCAACGCTGATGAAAATCATTGCGGGACTTTTAAAACCCACGAGTGGCGAACTTTATTTCGATGAAAAACCATTATCTGGTTACACCAAATATCCTTACAACTTATTTTCTTACGTTCCTCAAAGCAGTGAACTAAACGCAACGATGCCAGTGAAAGTTTATGAGTTCATAGATTTCACGGTTTCACTTTATAAAATTAAGAACCCTAAATTAGTAGACGAGCTTTTAGAACTTGTAGGCATGACTCATAAGAAAAATGCCCTTTTATCGAAACTCTCTGGTGGTGAAAAGCAAAGAGTCCTGATTGCCAGAGCGATGGTGCAAAAACCAAAACTTCTTTTATTAGACGAGCCGACAAAAGGTCTCGACAGTAATGGACAGGATCAACTTTTAACTTTGATTGAAACGATTAAAAAACGTGACAACACTGCTGTCATGATTGTCGATCACAACATCAATCAAATCATCAAGAGCTGTCAGAATATTTTATGCCTTAACCGTCATCACCACTGGCATGACCACCGTGACTTCCTGACAAAAAACATTCTGGAAGATATTTATCACTGTGAATTTGAGCATCTTTTGATTCATGAAAAAGACCTGGAAACTGAGCACACTCACGACCACCATTTCTGTAATCATGATCATGGTGAAAAGAAAGCGGACGCTCATACGTTCATCAGGAGAAAGTAA
- a CDS encoding metal ABC transporter solute-binding protein, Zn/Mn family, protein MRHILKLAIFTSLINYLPAVKADTIVSCSHPQLCALAHTIFTENRMLNFKFQNLVAIAGDPHEYEPSSAEVKSLIKADILIAGPVELNPWIKKVNYQRSKIIALKTLNLPMDKNEYALYPRATHEALSHFWLYPKVYCALKTRLEEQLIASNLLIVLPSKKSCSTEAVKIENDLQTTLTALKLPVVLTHDALLPLLETLSKNSANVVAIKGSGHHSEATPTSVKKLYDALKKPQVIWVEEKSINVPQNIMSKKRKNDLTINIDTAAPIETQSYFPILNELNDKLKVIK, encoded by the coding sequence ATGAGACACATCTTAAAACTGGCCATTTTCACGAGTTTAATCAACTACTTACCAGCGGTAAAAGCGGATACGATTGTTTCGTGTTCTCACCCTCAGCTGTGCGCTCTGGCGCATACGATTTTCACTGAAAATCGTATGTTGAATTTTAAGTTTCAAAACCTGGTGGCCATCGCTGGTGACCCTCATGAGTACGAGCCCTCGTCTGCTGAAGTAAAAAGTCTTATTAAGGCCGACATTTTAATCGCCGGACCTGTGGAACTTAATCCATGGATTAAAAAAGTTAATTACCAAAGATCAAAAATCATTGCCCTTAAAACACTTAATCTTCCAATGGATAAAAACGAGTACGCTCTTTATCCAAGGGCCACTCATGAAGCACTTTCTCATTTTTGGTTATACCCAAAAGTTTACTGTGCACTAAAAACGAGACTTGAAGAGCAATTGATTGCCAGCAATTTATTAATCGTTCTTCCGAGCAAAAAATCTTGTTCAACTGAAGCGGTGAAAATTGAAAATGACCTGCAAACAACTCTGACTGCTCTTAAGCTGCCAGTGGTTCTCACTCACGATGCTCTACTTCCATTATTAGAAACTCTAAGCAAGAACTCTGCAAATGTTGTGGCCATCAAAGGATCGGGTCACCATTCTGAGGCCACACCGACTTCTGTTAAGAAATTATATGATGCTCTCAAAAAACCACAGGTCATCTGGGTTGAAGAAAAAAGCATTAATGTCCCTCAAAATATTATGTCGAAAAAAAGAAAAAACGACCTGACAATTAATATTGATACGGCCGCACCAATTGAAACTCAAAGTTACTTCCCTATTTTAAATGAGCTTAACGACAAGCTTAAGGTCATTAAATAA